GCGAGATAGCGCACCAGCTCGCTCGTGAAGCCCGCGATGCGCTCGAGCCCGGCGTAGTCGAGCTTGTCCGGCGTGTCCCCCGGCCGGTGGTAGTCGGCGTTCGCCCCGGTGAACAGCTGGATAGCCGGCACGCCGCGCCCGACGAAGCTCTTCTGGTCGCTACCGCCTGGATCCTTCTCCGGCAGCTGCAGGTCGAAACCGAAGGCGGTGTTCACGCCGCGCAGCACGTCGGGGAGCTGCTGCGCCGTGCTCGTGCCGAAGACGGTGAGCGGGTTGCCGAACAAACGCCCCACCGTATCGAGGTTCACCATGGCGGTGCATTCCGCGAGCGGCAGCACCGGATGCTCGACATAGTGGGCGCTGCCGAGAAGCCCCGACTCCTCGCCGCCGAAGGCGATGACGACGACGGAGTGGGCGGGAGGCTCTTGCTCCCGCAGCCGCCGGGCACATTCGAGGAGCACGGCCACCCCCGAAGCGTTGTCGTCGGCGCCCGGGTGGAGCTGCCCCTGATTCGCCGAGCCCAGCGCGCCACGGCCGAGATGGTCGTAATGCGCCGCGAGGACCACATGGTGAGGTTTACCTCCCGCAGCCTGGGACGTTGCACTGTCTCCCGCAGTCCCGCCGAGCACGCCGATCAGGTTCACCACGAGTGTGCTGTCCGGCGCCTTCCACTCTTGGCGAAAACCAGCTTCACCCAGGGGACGCAAACCAAGAGCCCGGAATCGCTCTTCAATGAGAGTGGCAGCTTTGGCGAGCCCTGGCGTGCCTGCGCCTCTGCCTTCGTAGGTCTCGGAGCACAGCGTCTCCACGTCCTGCCGCAGTCGCGCGCTGGCACTCTCCTGCCCCCATGCCGCCGAGACCACTGCGGCGACTGCCACGA
This DNA window, taken from Candidatus Krumholzibacteriia bacterium, encodes the following:
- a CDS encoding M20/M25/M40 family metallo-hydrolase, coding for MVFRCGQIRVCQGVLSLVAVAAVVSAAWGQESASARLRQDVETLCSETYEGRGAGTPGLAKAATLIEERFRALGLRPLGEAGFRQEWKAPDSTLVVNLIGVLGGTAGDSATSQAAGGKPHHVVLAAHYDHLGRGALGSANQGQLHPGADDNASGVAVLLECARRLREQEPPAHSVVVIAFGGEESGLLGSAHYVEHPVLPLAECTAMVNLDTVGRLFGNPLTVFGTSTAQQLPDVLRGVNTAFGFDLQLPEKDPGGSDQKSFVGRGVPAIQLFTGANADYHRPGDTPDKLDYAGLERIAGFTSELVRYLA